One part of the Mariniflexile litorale genome encodes these proteins:
- a CDS encoding nitroreductase family protein, producing the protein MEIIEAMKWRYATKRMSGKKIPDNTINKIIEAMHLAPSGIGLQPYEIISITNSELKSKIEPIAFNQKQIVESSHLLVFAAWDTYSKERIDGVFDYLAKQRNIPIEKTSGQRNFSKQFFGAMSDENNFHHAAKQAHIALGIAILTAALEGIDATPMEGFDPMALDELLGLKEKGLKSSMLLALGYRDDSNDWNLNLKKVRKPLSEFLTEIK; encoded by the coding sequence ATGGAAATTATAGAAGCAATGAAGTGGCGTTATGCCACAAAAAGGATGTCAGGTAAAAAAATACCAGATAATACTATCAATAAAATTATTGAAGCTATGCACTTAGCTCCTTCAGGAATAGGTTTACAACCTTATGAAATTATCAGTATCACCAATAGTGAGCTAAAAAGTAAAATAGAGCCCATAGCATTTAATCAGAAACAAATTGTAGAAAGTTCACATTTGCTTGTCTTTGCAGCTTGGGATACTTATTCAAAGGAAAGAATTGATGGAGTTTTCGATTATTTGGCAAAACAGCGTAATATACCAATCGAAAAAACTTCAGGGCAAAGAAATTTTTCAAAACAGTTTTTTGGTGCTATGAGCGATGAGAACAATTTTCATCATGCAGCTAAACAGGCACATATTGCATTAGGTATAGCTATACTTACTGCAGCACTTGAAGGGATAGATGCTACTCCAATGGAAGGTTTTGACCCAATGGCTTTAGATGAATTACTGGGTTTAAAAGAAAAAGGATTGAAAAGTTCAATGCTATTAGCTTTAGGATATAGAGATGACAGTAACGACTGGAATTTAAACCTTAAAAAGGTAAGAAAACCATTATCGGAATTTTTAACAGAAATAAAATAG
- a CDS encoding nuclear transport factor 2 family protein, whose protein sequence is MKTKIIMLAILISMGFSSNLYAQESNPKINSEENNKKQKKHTGMSTVEIETLAIKHLDIWTDKNAEKRNKSIKEVYTVDVEIVDPFFVINGHSKLNDFIEELQAKHPGFSFSISQPIESHNNIARLFWQFGPDTKPDTITGQDIFVIENEKIKSLYIFIDGLEN, encoded by the coding sequence ATGAAAACAAAAATAATAATGCTGGCGATTTTGATATCAATGGGATTTAGTTCCAATTTATATGCACAAGAGTCTAACCCAAAAATAAATTCTGAAGAAAATAATAAAAAACAAAAAAAGCATACAGGTATGAGTACAGTAGAAATAGAAACTTTAGCAATAAAGCATTTGGATATATGGACAGATAAAAATGCAGAAAAGCGAAACAAGTCCATTAAAGAAGTTTATACAGTGGATGTAGAAATAGTTGACCCATTTTTTGTGATAAACGGGCATTCAAAACTGAATGATTTCATTGAAGAGTTACAAGCAAAACATCCTGGTTTTTCTTTCAGTATTTCTCAACCTATTGAAAGTCATAATAATATTGCTAGGCTGTTCTGGCAGTTTGGACCAGATACTAAGCCAGATACTATAACAGGACAAGACATATTTGTTATCGAAAATGAGAAAATAAAATCACTTTACATTTTTATTGACGGATTAGAAAATTAA
- a CDS encoding DoxX family protein, whose translation MRTISNLLFGERKSNNFASIGLLILRLIAGFGLIIHGLPKLAAPMSFAGDAFPGILQLLAVISEFGGGIALILGIFVPLASLGASITMFVGIIFMHIPFKDPIYRITVKYSFEGDGDPFFGFPLWLAKADGHSAAGSGSAELALLYFIIALCLFFVGGGHYSLDHYLRFRKQK comes from the coding sequence ATGAGAACAATTTCAAATCTCCTTTTTGGAGAACGCAAAAGCAACAACTTTGCTTCGATAGGGTTATTAATATTACGCCTAATAGCAGGTTTTGGATTAATAATACATGGGTTGCCAAAACTTGCGGCACCTATGAGTTTCGCAGGAGATGCCTTTCCTGGCATTCTTCAGTTATTAGCAGTTATAAGTGAATTTGGTGGTGGTATTGCATTAATACTTGGCATTTTTGTACCATTGGCATCACTGGGAGCTTCCATTACTATGTTTGTGGGTATTATTTTTATGCATATTCCCTTTAAAGATCCTATTTATCGTATAACCGTAAAATATTCGTTTGAAGGTGATGGTGATCCTTTTTTTGGGTTTCCACTATGGTTGGCTAAAGCAGACGGACATAGTGCAGCTGGATCGGGTTCAGCAGAACTTGCGCTACTGTATTTTATTATAGCATTATGTTTGTTTTTTGTTGGAGGTGGGCATTATTCCCTAGATCATTATTTGAGATTTAGAAAACAAAAGTAA